The Tachyglossus aculeatus isolate mTacAcu1 unplaced genomic scaffold, mTacAcu1.pri scaffold_181_arrow_ctg1, whole genome shotgun sequence genome includes a region encoding these proteins:
- the LOC119923377 gene encoding olfactory receptor 7A10-like, translated as MKRGNQTSIPEFLLLGLSDRAEQWQLVFLLFLWMYLLGVLVSLLIVLAIGSDPHLHTPMYFFLTNLSLADICLLSTTVPKMLVNIQTHSKSITYAGCLAQMYFFILFGCMDHFLLTGMAYDRYVAICHPLHYTTIMSPWLCALMVAGSWSVSIPQALIHTILVVPLSFCAENEIHHFFCELNQVLKLSCTDTLINDTVVLIMAVVLYGVPFTGLLFSYCHIVSTILRIPSARGRGKAFSTCGSHLSVVSLFYGTGLGVYFSRTSIHSSQKVSKASVMYTVVIPMLNPFIYSLRNKDMKWALKKVFSRKTLFS; from the coding sequence ATGAagaggggaaaccaaaccagcatcccagaattcctcctcctgggactgtctgaCCGGGCAGAGCAGTGGCAGCTCGTCTTCTTGCTGtttctctggatgtacctgctcggggtcctggttagcctgctcatcgtcctggccATAGGCtctgacccgcacctgcacacccccatgtatttcttcctcaccaacctctccctggccgacATCTGTCTACTATCCACCACGGTTCCCAAGATGCTGGTCAACATCCAGACCCACAGCAAATCCATAACCTATGCTGGCTGCCTGGCACAAATGTATTTCTTCATTCTGTTTGGATGTatggaccactttctcctcaccgggatggcttatgaccgctacgtggccatatgccaccccctccactacaccaccatcatgagcccATGGCTCTGTGCGCTgatggttgctgggtcctggagtgTCAGTATTCCCCAGGCCCTGATACACACCATATTGGTGGTTCCATTATCCTTCTGTGCTGAAAATGAAatccatcacttcttctgtgaacttAATCAGGTCCTGAAGCTATCCTGCACTGACACCCTCATTAATGACACAGTGGTGTTGATTATGGCAGTAGTTCTGTATGGGGTTCCCTTCACTGGACTCCTGTTCTCGTACTGTCACATCGTCTCCACCATACTGAGAATCCCATCTGCCAGGGGAAGgggcaaagctttctccacctgtggctctcacctgtcTGTGGTCTCCTTGTTCTACGGCACTGGTTTGGGTGTCTATTTTAGTCGCACATCTATCCACTCATCCCAGAAGGTATCTAAAGCATCCGTGATGTACACGGTGGTCATCCCAATGttgaacccctttatctacagcttgaggaacaaagacatgaaatGGGCCCTGAAAAAAGTGTTCAGCAGGAAAACTCTCTTCTCCTAG